The genomic DNA CAGACAGCCGCGCTCCCTGCAGGGGCATGCCTTGGACTGGGCTCCCCAGTCCTGTAGGAAGGAGCCCCAGCAGAGTGCGACGTGTCACGTACTGTTTGCACCCAGCAGTGGCATGGCTAGAACCTCCCGGGGGGTGAGTGGAGTGTGGGGGTGGAGACCAGAGAGCGTAGTCCGGCACAGCGAGGGTGGGGGCAGCAGTGTGAGCGAGAGCCTTGCTACCTGAAACGAAGCCGATGGGACGCACCCAACTAAAGCATCAGGTTTGGGTCAGGTATGAAAACAACTCAACAGGTTCGGTCTGGGCTTTAAAATGAGGCCTGAGCAGATCTCTAGGTAGTGGGAACCATGCTGCCAGCTGTTCTACACCACCAGTCCTACGCTGCAGTGCCACTGGGTGTGAGATTCCCCTAAAAGGCGACAATGCCCAGGAGATAGTAAAGACCTCTCATTTCCAAGACAGGCTGCAGACTTGGGAGACTGAGACAGTCGGCCAATTTCTGTGCTGGCTCCAATCTTTATACGTCTCTAGCTACATTAGCTTTTAAAGATGGGGCAGTTAACGGCCTACTGCAAACTTATCAGCGTTACAGTACTTCTGTTCAGGCAGGAGTAGGAGAGAGCTGTGCCTAGTTCTGCCTCCGGAATTCTTTTGCCCTATGATAGATTACTCGCCAACATGAAAATTCCAAGGGAAAAACCACATGAAAGCTCTGCAAAGCTCTTCATTGGACTCCTCGGTGAAGGAGGCAGGGGACGTACCTACGTGTTCCTCTGTTATCTGAACGGTGGGGAGCGCTTGGATCTTCTCTTTGTCTGCTGGAGGCGGCCCagtgttttcaaattgatttaaTAACTGAAAGACAAAACGCCATATGGTACAGGACAACGACACTGGCTGGATGGGACATAGGATTTGTTAGGCCAAGGTATTGAGCCATCTAACCGTGTCCTGTCACCTGTATCCCGCCTTTACTGCTTGCTAACTCCTGATGCTTCAAATATTAATTCCCCACCACAGACCTGGGCAACTTTGCAGAGCTGCATCGAGGAGAAAGATTCCCCCTGACCTCTGAATGGACCAGCTGACACCCCTCAGCACAAAATTTAACGTATGTATTGATGGCGGAAACCACAAGTCTTGAACCCTGGTCCACAGGGCTCTTAGGAGCTAGTAAGTTCCAACCTGCCACCCAGGGATCTGCTAGCAGTTGCCAGAATAGAAGCCCCTGGcagaggactccagtcctggAATCTGATTGGCAGAACGCTGGAGGTCCTGATTGGTTCACAACTTCTATAcaaacccagcacaggaacaggGAGTTGTGCCTGCAGCTGGGATCTCCCTACTTTGGGCTGCTTCCTAGTTCCAgattcctgctccaaccactaggtctGACCGCCCATGCCCCAGTCATGACAATTGGTCTTAGAACTCTCCAGCAGTGAATTCCACTTGCCAAACATATGCTAAAGGAATTATTTCCTCTTAATTTAATGGATGCCTTTGTTATCGGACACCATGAGGAATACCAGGAGCAGAATCAAGCGTGGTCCCCCTCTTCTACCTCCCTAAACCACCAACAGCCATAAAACAGGTTGTCAGCTTGCGGCAGACAGGACAACATGCTTGTCTTTTGGAACCGCAGCCAAGCCCTGACTGAAACATGTTTCTGTTCATACTGTTCCCTCTAGGCGCAGAGCTTGTGTTTTCAAATACATTGCTTCCTTTAAGAAACCATTACTGAAAGGATAAGCCACTGCAGGGGGAAGTAAACAGAGCCCTCCTCCTTGTGCATTTCAAGACACATGAATCATGAAAACAAAAGACATTTTCCCTGGCAATGGAGTGCAAACCTGAGCACCTCTTGTAGCTACTTTTACACACATTGACTCAACGCTAGGTTTTGGAGACGTACTGGACTGTGAGTCCCTACTAACCAAGACAGATGTCAGTGCTATCCCTCTATGGAAGGGAGAAGGGTAGATTCTTAGAGAAAGGGTTCCACCCCAGTACCAACCACTGCACATGAGCATCCCCCAGTGGCAGAGGCATAGAACAGGTGCCAGGTTTACCTGTGTAATAATTGCATCCAAGCCATTGGCACCCCAGGCATAGTCCATTGGATTCGAATGCAAGACTCCCCTTTAAGAATAAAGACAACAGGGTTTTAGTCTCCACTGGGGCTGCACACAACCAGACCTTTAGGTAGAGTAGCCCGTAACTCCAACTCACCAAGGGCCTAGTCCTAGGTTTGGTATTGTCGTAGGTGCAATAATGCCGTTGACCAGCTGCTGTATGATTCTGAAAGACAGCAAAATCAAGATCAAAGAAGAACTAGGATCCACTAAATCCCACAAACAGCCCTGAAGTCCAGAGTGGGTCGGAAATACTGTGGTACCATCAGGGGGAACGAAAGGTAAGATGCAGTATCCGGTTTAAAGTGCAACTGCATCCTAGTGACTACTTATTTCTTGCCACAGGAAGAAGTCAAAGGATTTTATTCAGAGAGGACCATTTTTCTACACAAAAGTGGGAAGTGGACAGTGTCTCTGGGATGCACTTAGAGAAAAGTCAATCCACTCTAGCATAGGCCTGGGAGGTAGCATCATTTCCAGCTGCTGACTGTAAGGAGTGGAGAAATTCACCAGTGATCGGACACATCAGCTGGTTTTCATGCTGCTTTGCCCACAAGTGACCATGCTCAAGGAAAAGAATCAGGGCAGACAGATGCTTACTCAGTCTAGGGCATATTTTAGTTAAAAGCTCCCAGGCATATTCCCTTCTTTGCGGTATGATCTATTGTAGAGTACAGGTAAACCACGGCCAGCAAGTCAGTTTCACTCAAGATACAGGCTGGATAAGGGTTCTATTCCAGCTGAAATGTAATCTCCCAAAAGCAGCTGTTTGCATAGGAAGTAAGGCACCTGTGAAGGAGAATAACTCCATGTAGGAAGTGTTTAATAAGGGACTAGTCCTCGAGAATGGATAACACAAACAAATGTTATGGTTCTCAGCTAAaccaccttaaaaagaaaagcaagccCTGGGCACTGAGCAGAGCATTAGAAAGCACTTCTCACCCTTCTAGCGTTGGGACTCCCTCGTGCCTGCCAGCGGCACGCCGTGCAGTGAGACGGGCTCGGGGCTGCCTTGCACCATATCTGTGCCGAGACTGGTGTTCTCTCTCCCGCCGGTTCTCGGAGTCCCTGTTGTCTTCAGATTGGCCACTGGACCCAAAGGCAGGAAACTCAAAGCTGTCATCAAAAATCCCAAAGGCAAactggccatagccctgtggcaAGGTGAATAAGTGCTGATCCACGTTCTGT from Lepidochelys kempii isolate rLepKem1 chromosome 25, rLepKem1.hap2, whole genome shotgun sequence includes the following:
- the RNF126 gene encoding E3 ubiquitin-protein ligase RNF126; the encoded protein is MAEASPQPGRYFCHCCAAEIAPRLPDYICPRCESGFIEELPEEPRNAENGSSSSASTSDQSRHPFENVDQHLFTLPQGYGQFAFGIFDDSFEFPAFGSSGQSEDNRDSENRREREHQSRHRYGARQPRARLTARRAAGRHEGVPTLEGIIQQLVNGIIAPTTIPNLGLGPWGVLHSNPMDYAWGANGLDAIITQLLNQFENTGPPPADKEKIQALPTVQITEEHVGSGLECPVCKEDYTLGENVRQLPCNHLFHNGCIVPWLEQHDTCPVCRKSLSGQNTATNPPGLTGMNFSSSSSSSSSSSPSNENSSNNS